In one Agathobacter rectalis ATCC 33656 genomic region, the following are encoded:
- a CDS encoding HPr family phosphocarrier protein, with amino-acid sequence MSKKSIVVTKVCEGHDNPIAELVQVACKFDSEITLESDNRKINAKSIMGIMAFNPSDGMSVDIVTKGDDEQEALVAIENFLVCE; translated from the coding sequence ATGAGTAAGAAGAGTATTGTCGTTACAAAAGTATGTGAAGGTCATGATAATCCAATCGCAGAGCTTGTTCAAGTGGCATGCAAGTTCGATAGTGAGATTACATTGGAGAGTGACAATCGCAAAATCAATGCAAAAAGCATCATGGGTATTATGGCATTTAATCCTTCAGATGGAATGTCTGTTGATATTGTTACAAAGGGTGATGATGAGCAGGAAGCTTTAGTTGCAATTGAAAATTTTTTAGTATGTGAATAA
- a CDS encoding DUF6465 family protein → MRKKNNSKTVKQAVKPVEVKKEETVAQPVSEPKADAKADVKAEVEKAVEKTTEKVEKAVEKTTEKVAEKAAEVKADVKDTVKKTTAKAAKAAKTAKEAKPAKKEPVKPEIIVQYQNSEVDTAAVEERVKAQFVAEGHKAGFIRKLNIYIKPEEYSAYYVINDKFSGRVDLF, encoded by the coding sequence ATGCGTAAAAAGAATAACTCAAAGACAGTTAAGCAGGCAGTAAAGCCGGTTGAAGTTAAAAAAGAGGAAACAGTGGCACAGCCGGTTTCAGAGCCTAAGGCTGATGCAAAAGCCGATGTAAAGGCTGAGGTAGAAAAAGCCGTAGAGAAGACAACCGAGAAGGTTGAGAAGGCTGTTGAAAAGACAACTGAGAAGGTTGCTGAGAAGGCCGCTGAGGTTAAGGCTGATGTAAAGGACACTGTTAAGAAGACAACAGCAAAGGCAGCAAAAGCTGCAAAGACAGCTAAAGAGGCAAAACCTGCAAAGAAGGAGCCGGTAAAGCCGGAGATTATTGTTCAGTACCAGAACAGCGAGGTTGATACAGCAGCTGTCGAGGAGCGTGTTAAGGCTCAGTTCGTTGCTGAGGGACACAAGGCAGGCTTCATCAGAAAGCTTAACATCTACATCAAGCCGGAAGAGTATTCTGCATACTATGTTATAAATGATAAGTTTTCAGGTCGTGTAGATTTATTCTAG
- a CDS encoding NAD(P)H-dependent flavin oxidoreductase, translating into MLRELRIGDMVAKLPIIQGGMGVGVSLSRLAGAVAKEGGVGVISTAQIGFEEPEFEKDQAKANLIAIKKHIKKAKELACGHGMVGVNIMVALKHYKEHVLAAVEAGADVIISGAGLPMELPELVDEKSHTRIAPIVSSKRAANLILKMWAHRYNRTADFIVIEGPKAGGHLGFSNEQLADMEHMDYDSEIKEIISCAKTYEEKFKKHIPVIVAGGVFTHEDVMHCMELGADGVQVASRFVATEECDASDAYKHAYLNANESDVQIIQSPVGMPGRAVRNEFIRGLEKEKQPITKCYNCLEKCNPATVPYCITKALIAAVKGDMQNGLVFCGANVGRINRMTTVHELMSELVGA; encoded by the coding sequence ATGTTGAGAGAACTGAGAATCGGAGATATGGTTGCAAAGCTTCCTATCATTCAGGGAGGCATGGGAGTTGGAGTGAGTCTTAGCAGACTGGCCGGAGCTGTTGCTAAGGAGGGTGGTGTAGGAGTGATTTCCACCGCGCAGATTGGCTTTGAGGAGCCGGAGTTTGAAAAGGACCAGGCAAAGGCTAATTTGATTGCTATCAAGAAGCATATTAAGAAAGCAAAGGAGCTTGCCTGTGGACATGGAATGGTAGGTGTCAATATCATGGTGGCTTTAAAGCATTACAAGGAGCATGTTCTGGCTGCGGTTGAAGCAGGTGCTGATGTTATTATAAGCGGGGCAGGACTTCCAATGGAACTGCCTGAGCTGGTCGATGAAAAGTCACATACAAGGATTGCTCCGATTGTTTCTTCAAAGAGAGCAGCAAATCTGATTCTTAAAATGTGGGCACACAGATACAACCGCACAGCGGACTTTATTGTTATCGAGGGACCAAAGGCCGGAGGACATCTGGGATTTTCCAATGAGCAGCTTGCAGATATGGAGCATATGGATTATGACAGCGAGATTAAGGAGATTATCAGCTGTGCAAAGACATATGAGGAGAAGTTTAAAAAGCACATTCCGGTAATTGTAGCAGGCGGAGTGTTTACACATGAGGATGTCATGCACTGCATGGAGCTTGGAGCCGACGGAGTGCAGGTGGCGAGCCGTTTTGTGGCGACAGAGGAGTGTGACGCATCTGATGCCTATAAGCATGCTTATCTGAACGCGAATGAGTCTGATGTGCAGATTATACAAAGCCCGGTCGGAATGCCGGGGCGAGCTGTCAGAAATGAGTTTATCAGGGGATTGGAAAAGGAAAAGCAGCCTATCACAAAGTGCTACAATTGTCTTGAGAAATGTAACCCTGCAACAGTGCCATACTGTATTACGAAGGCACTGATTGCAGCGGTTAAAGGAGATATGCAAAACGGTCTGGTATTCTGCGGTGCCAATGTGGGCCGCATAAACCGAATGACTACGGTCCACGAGCTTATGAGTGAGCTTGTGGGAGCATAG
- a CDS encoding amylo-alpha-1,6-glucosidase has translation MQFNLKLQNDFKNNIRREWALTNGLGGYAGGSVTGAINRTHQGYLIASLHAPVQRYVCFSKTNEKIVTDSHTYDLSSDQFKGGCHTDGIQYIREFTYDGTICFTYEAGDITIKKHIALAQGKNLAAVAYEVQNKGEAAKLLITPLMNFREHSESSTVDSLKFEVKKQEHGFTLIPKAQDDHCIRIAFSGGELIERDYKYICDLEAQTEVDNEVPGLDCAFCPYDVSVDIPASASMHFSVMCDIVPLEACNDNSGTAFAKHLVSDNESAFEILRAQLDYTDELIKRSGFTDDFAVKLTVAANQFIAHRQSTGYDTVLAGLPWFTDWGRDTMISYTGLTLCTGRFEKAHDILLTFAKYCKDGLIPNMFPDSGLEPLYNTVDASLWYFYAVYKYLEYVATPDAYEFIKKDIYPCLKNIISTYKKGTDFSIYMDTDGLIHAGSGLDQVTWMDVRVGDWVATPRHGKPVEINALWYNALCTMDMLQAKFGDNDDSYRQLASLVKTSFNKRFWNENTGCLYDVVDDDDDTIRPNQIYAVSLPFTMLDKEREKAIVDTVMDKLYVGCGLRSLDPDHKDYHPIYIGSLSKRDHAYHQGTAWGFLLGGFISAYVKVNGRMKATALCADKLLDPVREHLLNNCIGSICEIFDGDAPHTGRGCYAQAWSVGEVLRCYCEDVLPMLPQAHS, from the coding sequence ATGCAATTTAACTTAAAACTGCAAAATGATTTCAAAAACAACATAAGAAGGGAGTGGGCTTTAACCAACGGCCTTGGCGGATATGCCGGTGGTTCAGTCACCGGTGCGATAAACCGTACGCATCAGGGCTATCTGATTGCAAGCCTTCATGCTCCTGTGCAAAGATACGTCTGCTTCTCAAAGACAAACGAAAAAATAGTCACAGACAGCCACACCTACGACCTCTCAAGTGACCAGTTCAAGGGCGGATGCCACACAGACGGCATCCAATATATAAGAGAGTTCACATACGATGGAACCATATGCTTTACATATGAGGCCGGTGATATCACCATAAAAAAACACATCGCACTGGCACAGGGAAAAAATCTCGCTGCCGTGGCATATGAGGTTCAAAACAAAGGCGAAGCGGCTAAGCTTTTGATCACGCCTCTTATGAACTTCCGTGAGCACTCTGAAAGTTCCACCGTCGATTCATTAAAATTCGAGGTCAAAAAGCAGGAGCATGGCTTTACCCTCATTCCAAAAGCTCAGGATGACCACTGTATCCGCATTGCTTTTTCAGGCGGAGAGCTTATTGAAAGAGACTACAAGTATATCTGTGACCTTGAGGCTCAGACCGAGGTGGACAATGAAGTGCCCGGCCTCGACTGTGCATTTTGCCCATATGACGTGAGCGTGGATATTCCTGCCTCTGCTTCAATGCATTTTTCTGTAATGTGCGATATCGTACCGCTTGAAGCCTGTAATGACAACTCAGGCACAGCCTTCGCCAAACACCTTGTTTCTGATAACGAAAGTGCTTTTGAAATACTACGTGCGCAGCTTGACTACACCGATGAGCTGATTAAAAGAAGCGGCTTCACTGATGACTTTGCCGTGAAGCTTACTGTGGCTGCAAACCAGTTCATCGCACACAGACAGTCAACAGGCTATGACACTGTGCTCGCCGGACTTCCTTGGTTTACAGACTGGGGCCGTGACACTATGATTTCATACACCGGCCTGACACTTTGCACCGGCCGTTTTGAAAAAGCCCACGATATACTACTGACCTTTGCCAAGTACTGTAAGGACGGGCTCATCCCGAATATGTTCCCGGACAGCGGACTTGAACCTCTCTACAATACTGTAGACGCATCACTGTGGTATTTTTATGCTGTCTACAAATATCTTGAATATGTGGCCACTCCCGATGCCTATGAATTTATAAAGAAGGATATTTATCCATGCTTAAAGAATATCATATCTACTTATAAAAAAGGCACTGATTTTTCCATATATATGGACACGGACGGGCTCATTCATGCCGGAAGCGGACTCGACCAGGTAACATGGATGGATGTGCGTGTCGGTGACTGGGTTGCTACGCCTCGTCACGGCAAACCTGTCGAGATAAATGCACTTTGGTACAACGCACTGTGCACCATGGATATGCTTCAGGCTAAGTTTGGCGATAACGATGACAGCTACAGACAGCTTGCTTCTCTCGTAAAGACTTCCTTCAACAAGCGCTTCTGGAATGAAAACACAGGCTGCCTGTATGATGTGGTTGACGATGATGACGACACAATCCGTCCAAACCAGATTTATGCCGTAAGCCTGCCATTTACCATGCTCGACAAGGAGCGTGAAAAAGCAATTGTGGATACGGTAATGGATAAGCTGTACGTAGGCTGCGGACTGCGTTCGCTCGATCCTGACCACAAGGATTACCATCCGATTTACATCGGCTCTCTCTCAAAGCGCGACCACGCCTATCATCAGGGAACAGCCTGGGGCTTTCTGCTCGGTGGTTTTATCAGTGCCTATGTAAAGGTAAACGGCCGCATGAAGGCGACCGCTTTATGCGCTGACAAGCTGCTTGACCCTGTAAGGGAGCATCTGCTCAACAACTGTATCGGCTCAATATGCGAGATATTTGACGGCGATGCCCCTCACACCGGCCGTGGCTGCTATGCGCAGGCATGGAGTGTAGGTGAAGTGCTTCGCTGCTACTGTGAGGATGTACTGCCTATGCTCCCACAAGCTCACTCATAA
- a CDS encoding DUF6106 family protein, whose protein sequence is MEVFTLIARKKNVALVFVSYLLVALAAISLLTICIGFAPGILFAVVFGLIAYLMIMAQNTEFEYSYFDGELRFAKIKNKSRRKRLGIYSMESVAAIAPAGDRSVYNYENGNEFKKIDYTSGQKDVPYYDIVIKSPDENVLIKAELDDKFLTEVEKKYRSKVKRREE, encoded by the coding sequence ATGGAAGTATTTACATTGATTGCGCGTAAAAAAAATGTGGCGCTGGTATTTGTTTCGTACCTGCTTGTAGCTCTTGCTGCGATAAGTCTTCTGACTATCTGCATCGGATTTGCACCGGGTATTTTATTTGCAGTAGTATTTGGACTTATTGCATATCTTATGATAATGGCACAGAACACCGAGTTTGAATATTCATATTTTGACGGAGAGCTGCGCTTTGCCAAAATTAAAAACAAGAGCCGCAGAAAGCGCCTTGGAATATACAGCATGGAGTCTGTAGCAGCAATTGCACCGGCAGGTGACAGAAGCGTATACAATTACGAGAATGGAAATGAGTTCAAGAAAATAGACTATACCTCAGGTCAGAAGGATGTACCTTATTATGATATCGTCATCAAATCGCCTGATGAGAACGTACTTATAAAGGCGGAGCTTGATGACAAGTTCCTCACAGAGGTTGAGAAAAAATACAGATCAAAGGTTAAAAGAAGAGAGGAGTAA
- a CDS encoding FeoC-like transcriptional regulator, producing the protein MDNPKSLFNNNTKVCENCKRPLPHDYKENLCPRCLDLALFREVKEFIRTHDVNEYEVAEHFKIPLRQVKSWIKDGRIEYKQSESASTIAGLHCQRCGAPVTFGTLCPKCLRLLNGNKGYSTGYDAGKTKSKMYHLEGEE; encoded by the coding sequence ATGGATAATCCTAAAAGTCTTTTTAACAACAACACAAAAGTATGTGAAAACTGTAAAAGGCCTCTGCCACATGACTATAAAGAGAATCTCTGCCCACGATGCCTTGATCTGGCATTATTCCGCGAGGTAAAGGAATTTATCCGTACCCACGACGTAAATGAATACGAGGTTGCAGAACATTTTAAGATACCGCTTAGACAGGTAAAGAGCTGGATAAAGGACGGACGCATCGAGTACAAGCAGTCTGAATCAGCCTCCACTATAGCCGGTCTTCACTGCCAGCGGTGCGGTGCACCTGTTACCTTCGGCACTCTTTGTCCCAAATGTCTGAGACTGTTAAACGGCAACAAAGGATACTCAACCGGATACGATGCCGGCAAAACAAAATCCAAAATGTACCATTTGGAAGGAGAGGAGTAA
- the murI gene encoding glutamate racemase: MSIAVFDSGVGGISVLKSLVEVMPNEDFIYYGDSANAPYGTKTLERVRALTCEHAKELILNQHAKGLVVACNTATSAAVRILREQYPDVPIVGIEPAVKPAMLFMENPRVLVMATPMTIREEKLKKLMDRYRHLGEIIPLPCPGLMNFVERGDLYGDDVRQYLEELLYSYSHGEIDAVVLGCTHYPFVRKMIQEVLGDRVRVFDGGNGTAREMKRRLAEKGLLTDSTAAGIVDFQNSLTGQSHEDKIQLCKALFNKKI, from the coding sequence ATGTCAATTGCAGTTTTCGATTCAGGAGTCGGCGGAATAAGCGTCTTAAAGAGCCTGGTTGAAGTGATGCCTAACGAAGATTTTATATATTACGGTGATTCAGCAAATGCGCCTTATGGTACCAAAACACTTGAGCGGGTGCGAGCTTTGACCTGTGAGCATGCAAAGGAGCTGATTTTAAATCAGCATGCAAAGGGGCTTGTTGTCGCGTGCAATACAGCCACCAGCGCGGCAGTGCGTATATTAAGAGAGCAATATCCCGATGTTCCTATCGTAGGGATAGAGCCTGCAGTCAAGCCTGCGATGCTTTTTATGGAAAATCCGAGAGTGCTTGTGATGGCTACACCTATGACTATCAGGGAGGAAAAACTTAAAAAGCTTATGGACAGATACAGACATTTGGGTGAGATTATTCCATTGCCTTGTCCTGGGCTTATGAATTTCGTTGAGAGAGGTGACTTGTACGGTGATGATGTGAGACAGTATCTCGAGGAACTTTTGTATTCATATTCGCATGGTGAGATAGATGCGGTTGTGCTGGGATGCACACATTATCCGTTTGTCAGAAAAATGATACAGGAGGTGCTTGGAGATAGGGTGCGTGTGTTCGATGGAGGAAACGGTACAGCGCGTGAGATGAAAAGACGTCTCGCAGAAAAAGGTCTGCTGACAGACAGCACCGCTGCAGGTATTGTGGATTTTCAAAACAGCCTGACCGGACAGAGCCATGAGGATAAAATACAGCTCTGTAAGGCACTTTTTAACAAAAAAATTTAG
- a CDS encoding endonuclease III domain-containing protein has translation MTKEKLAIEVIKRLKTAYPRTDCTLEYDDAWKLLVSVRLAAQCTDARVNVVVVDLFKKYPSIEALADADVSDIEEIVRPCGLGKSKARDISACMRMLRDDFGGLVPDNMTDLLKLPGVGRKSANLIMGDVYGKPAIVTDTHCIRLCNRIGLVDGIKDPKKVEMELWKIIPPEESNDFCHRLVDHGRAVCTARTTPHCDMCVLNDICGSVVHS, from the coding sequence ATGACAAAAGAAAAATTAGCCATTGAAGTAATAAAAAGACTAAAAACCGCATATCCCCGCACCGATTGCACTCTTGAGTACGACGATGCCTGGAAGCTGCTCGTATCAGTCAGGCTCGCAGCCCAGTGCACTGATGCCCGCGTAAATGTAGTCGTGGTGGATTTGTTCAAAAAATATCCTTCCATCGAGGCTCTCGCCGATGCTGATGTTTCCGACATAGAAGAAATTGTACGTCCATGCGGCCTGGGAAAGAGTAAGGCACGTGATATAAGTGCCTGCATGAGAATGCTTCGCGATGATTTTGGCGGTCTTGTGCCTGACAATATGACCGATCTACTGAAGCTGCCGGGAGTCGGCAGAAAGAGTGCCAACCTGATTATGGGTGATGTGTACGGCAAGCCTGCCATCGTCACCGACACACACTGCATACGCCTTTGCAACCGTATAGGACTTGTAGATGGAATAAAGGACCCGAAAAAAGTGGAGATGGAGCTTTGGAAAATCATCCCACCCGAGGAGAGCAATGACTTCTGCCACAGGCTGGTTGATCATGGACGCGCCGTATGCACTGCACGAACCACACCGCACTGTGACATGTGTGTGCTGAACGATATATGTGGAAGCGTTGTGCATAGCTAA
- a CDS encoding M48 family metallopeptidase — protein sequence MKLENMNNAYANKKCTNNIYINNRYAIEVTRKRIKNMYLRVKDTDGTLSVSAPYGMSDAEIRKFVESKSDWIERIMQEMLVARQLKEQEPVLAPFMERELRRELKMQLQRLIDKWEPVMGVKSAGFTIKKMKTRWGSCNVKSHHLNFNLLLAKVPSECAEYVVVHELTHLLEPSHNARFWSLMEYYLPESKKLRKQLAGFSAQDMI from the coding sequence ATGAAACTGGAAAATATGAATAACGCATATGCAAATAAAAAATGTACAAATAACATATATATAAACAACAGATATGCAATAGAAGTGACTAGGAAAAGAATAAAAAACATGTATCTTCGTGTGAAGGACACGGATGGCACACTATCAGTGAGTGCTCCTTATGGCATGAGTGATGCGGAAATCAGGAAATTCGTGGAAAGCAAATCAGACTGGATTGAGCGGATCATGCAGGAAATGCTTGTCGCAAGACAGCTTAAGGAACAGGAACCGGTTTTGGCGCCATTCATGGAGAGAGAGCTGCGCAGGGAGCTTAAAATGCAGCTGCAGAGGCTTATCGACAAATGGGAGCCTGTTATGGGAGTTAAGTCAGCCGGCTTTACGATAAAGAAGATGAAGACAAGGTGGGGATCATGCAACGTTAAGTCACATCATCTGAATTTCAACCTTCTGCTGGCTAAGGTGCCGTCGGAGTGCGCAGAGTATGTGGTGGTTCACGAGCTTACACATCTGCTTGAGCCAAGCCATAATGCCAGGTTCTGGTCGCTGATGGAATATTATCTGCCGGAAAGCAAAAAGCTGCGTAAACAACTAGCTGGCTTTTCTGCGCAGGATATGATATGA
- a CDS encoding NUDIX hydrolase — MEFWDIYDKDKKPTGRTMKKNDWILKDGEYHLSVLGVIHRPDGRFLITQRVMTKAWAPGWWEVSGGAAQAGESSFTAVCREVKEEVGLDVSQCPGGLAYTYHRENPGEGDNYFVDVYRFELDFKESDVQIQTEEALGFKIATLDEIKELAAQGVFLHYDSIKQVFES, encoded by the coding sequence ATGGAATTTTGGGATATATACGATAAGGATAAAAAACCGACAGGCCGTACAATGAAAAAAAACGACTGGATACTTAAGGATGGAGAGTATCATCTTTCAGTGCTTGGCGTGATTCACAGACCTGATGGCAGGTTCCTTATCACACAGCGTGTCATGACAAAGGCATGGGCACCGGGCTGGTGGGAGGTTTCAGGAGGAGCCGCACAGGCAGGTGAGAGCTCATTTACCGCAGTCTGCAGAGAGGTGAAAGAAGAGGTGGGCCTTGATGTATCACAGTGTCCGGGAGGGCTTGCCTATACCTATCACAGGGAGAATCCGGGCGAGGGTGACAACTATTTCGTGGATGTTTACCGCTTTGAGCTTGATTTCAAGGAGTCTGACGTACAGATTCAGACAGAGGAGGCACTTGGGTTTAAAATTGCCACACTCGATGAAATAAAAGAGCTTGCTGCGCAGGGAGTGTTCCTGCACTATGACAGCATAAAGCAGGTATTTGAAAGTTAA
- a CDS encoding DUF4250 domain-containing protein — MALPKDPVMLLSFVNTQLRDNYSGLKELAAAYDIDEKELCDKLAQIDYKYDETVNQFK, encoded by the coding sequence ATGGCATTACCAAAGGATCCGGTTATGCTGCTTAGCTTTGTAAACACACAGCTTCGGGACAATTATTCAGGATTGAAGGAGCTTGCGGCAGCATATGATATTGATGAGAAAGAGCTTTGCGACAAGCTTGCACAGATTGATTACAAATATGACGAGACTGTCAATCAGTTTAAGTAG
- a CDS encoding DUF6472 family protein, producing METCCDFCAYNEYDEDDEEYYCSVNMDEDDMARFVQSSYKRCPFYRSGDEYRVVRHQM from the coding sequence ATGGAGACATGCTGCGATTTTTGTGCATACAATGAATATGATGAGGATGATGAGGAGTATTATTGCTCGGTAAATATGGACGAGGATGATATGGCGAGATTTGTCCAGAGCAGCTATAAGCGCTGTCCGTTTTACCGCTCAGGCGATGAATACAGGGTTGTCCGTCACCAGATGTGA
- a CDS encoding CTP synthase: MPVKYVFVTGGVVSGLGKGITAASLGRLLKARGYKVTMQKFDPYINIDPGTMNPIQHGEVFVTDDGAETDLDLGHYERFIDESLTKNSNVTTGKVYWSVLQKERRGDYGGGTVQVIPHITNEIKSRFYRDFTSEDTTIAIIEVGGTVGDIESQPFLEAIRQFQHEVGHDNAILCHVTLIPYIKASGELKTKPTQASVKELQGMGIQPDIIVCRSEHELDQKLKDKIALFCNVPNSHVLQNLDVEYLYEAPLAMEQENLAKVACECLNLDCPEPDLADWKQMVEDLRHPDKEVKIALVGKYTALHDAYISVVEALKHGGIPEHTTVDIKWVDSEELNDDNAAEVFKGIQGIIVPGGFGDRGVEGMIAAAKYARENDIPYLGLCLGMQVAIIEYARHVCMFHDAHSIELDPNTTHPVIALMPDQNGIEDIGGTLRLGSYPCVLDKTSKAYQVYGTENISERHRHRYEVNNDYRTALTEHGMKLCGTSPDGRIVEMIEIPEHPWFIATQAHPELKSRPNRPHPLFHGFIEAANKVNR; the protein is encoded by the coding sequence ATGCCTGTAAAATACGTGTTCGTCACCGGTGGAGTTGTTTCCGGTCTTGGAAAAGGAATTACCGCAGCGTCTCTTGGACGTCTTTTAAAAGCTCGTGGATACAAGGTGACAATGCAGAAGTTCGATCCATACATTAATATTGATCCGGGTACCATGAACCCTATTCAGCACGGAGAGGTGTTTGTAACAGACGATGGAGCTGAGACAGATCTTGACCTGGGACACTATGAGCGTTTTATTGATGAGAGCCTGACAAAGAACTCAAACGTCACCACAGGAAAGGTATACTGGTCAGTATTACAGAAGGAACGTCGTGGTGACTACGGCGGAGGAACAGTACAGGTTATCCCTCATATCACCAATGAGATAAAGAGCAGATTCTACAGGGATTTCACATCTGAGGATACCACAATCGCAATCATCGAGGTGGGCGGTACAGTCGGCGATATCGAGAGTCAGCCGTTCCTCGAGGCAATCAGACAGTTCCAGCATGAGGTGGGACATGACAATGCCATCCTGTGCCATGTGACACTGATTCCATACATCAAGGCGTCAGGAGAGCTCAAGACAAAGCCTACACAGGCAAGTGTAAAGGAGCTTCAGGGCATGGGAATCCAGCCGGATATCATTGTATGCCGTTCAGAGCATGAGCTTGATCAGAAGCTTAAGGACAAGATTGCGCTGTTTTGTAATGTACCGAATTCACACGTATTACAGAACCTTGATGTGGAGTATCTCTATGAGGCACCACTTGCCATGGAGCAGGAGAATCTTGCAAAGGTTGCATGCGAGTGCTTGAATCTCGACTGTCCTGAGCCGGATCTTGCAGACTGGAAGCAGATGGTTGAGGATCTCCGTCATCCTGATAAAGAGGTCAAGATCGCACTTGTCGGAAAATATACAGCACTTCACGATGCATACATTTCAGTTGTTGAGGCACTGAAGCATGGCGGTATTCCTGAGCATACCACAGTTGATATAAAGTGGGTTGACTCAGAGGAGCTTAATGATGACAATGCAGCAGAGGTATTCAAGGGCATTCAGGGAATTATCGTTCCGGGAGGCTTTGGAGATCGTGGTGTTGAGGGCATGATTGCAGCAGCTAAGTATGCCAGGGAAAACGATATCCCATATCTGGGACTCTGCCTTGGAATGCAGGTGGCAATCATCGAGTATGCGCGCCACGTATGTATGTTCCATGATGCACACAGTATAGAGCTTGATCCAAACACTACTCATCCGGTTATCGCACTTATGCCTGACCAGAACGGAATAGAGGATATCGGAGGTACACTTAGACTTGGCTCTTATCCATGTGTACTCGACAAGACATCAAAGGCATATCAGGTATATGGCACAGAGAATATAAGCGAGCGTCATCGTCACCGTTATGAGGTCAACAATGACTACAGAACAGCTCTCACAGAGCATGGCATGAAGCTTTGCGGTACATCACCGGATGGCAGAATCGTGGAGATGATTGAGATTCCGGAGCATCCGTGGTTTATTGCCACACAGGCACATCCTGAGCTTAAGTCACGTCCGAACCGTCCACATCCGCTTTTCCATGGCTTCATAGAGGCGGCAAACAAGGTGAACAGATAA